A section of the Oryzias melastigma strain HK-1 linkage group LG14, ASM292280v2, whole genome shotgun sequence genome encodes:
- the radx gene encoding RPA-related protein RADX isoform X6: protein MEDSQSSSSLVLPPPQASFLQRTLERLSSTQCLRFGCDQGEAVAVVALQRYLSERADGPDELLHNYSYDVTLTDGVWRVKCFLHASLSNLVHTNTLRTGMDIFISQCCFVFSERMLGHGYICIEKLRCGAGSSAVLPNINDVSLLPMLVRHGMERSVLLHKDVPLQVSRKHYLPLWNNDDPEGDMWISGASSSDAVLDVSKMMLISTLESSFGHTLNYLPLLVKIIHKSRLRYYGKFGVKKDCPYLAYFEVADQSGTMSLVLWDELCPEFYERLNVGTVLYLQNYKLKQSYAKRSRPQMDHYRMKHCNSVEISLNPRDPSSIFTVVSPKSVQPQWGLPDVSYRFTSRSELDKLADNFACDIIGLVTFVGRVERVRSKERYWTYRWVHAVDGTSDHPFILELFSSSQPEIFNNICPMTYLVCTQMRVCNVTGSQPYLTSSCETEMFITGYHKGQPYVSDPRVKNFIQWTKTLKDNAVLQKTAVGGHYSYPHSPPMFVQSAAGQVPLIAAADLKRELETLQYREHKRHAFQGQITAVQYLRSPKTSGVEETEQVSENDDADSHSSPSQRLPSPSSAGTSATSRKRKIQMSRLGCKKTNEKEQEEEEANSASEVQLQEHSCGHNPGQAVSSALSWEGSSWPKQHQELTEHLCQGGLHQDSIRRRFTFDEKNVLLQWSNLQPSRWTSKQSTEPVPPALCSGYYQLTILGINKQIAVDAAFLPVVSSNDPQAVSLPQGLHDNTMLSCLSSGFLCPLTGTDDSEERSLPEPEEILETATELEDMHVVCILDLCHLGEDKLEVLINKVYKVTEVSLD, encoded by the exons ATGGAGGACAGCCAGTCTTCTTCTTCGCTAGTTCTTCCTCCACCACAAGCGTCTTTTCTTCAGAGGACGTTGGAGCGATTATCGTCCACACAGTGCCTGAGATTCGGATGTGACCAGGGGGAAGCTGTCGCTGTCGTGGCATTGCAGAGATACCTGTCAGAGCGAGCGGATGGACCCGATGAACTGCTTCACAACTACAGTTACGACGTGACCCTGACAGACGGGGTCTGGCGGGTCAAATGCTTTCTTCACGCCAGCTTAAGCAACCTGGTGCACACCAACACACTGCGGACAGGGATGGACATCTTCATCTCCCAGTGCTGCTTTGTCTTTAGTGAAAGGATGTTGGGACACGGTTACATTTGCATCGAAAAGCTCCGGTGTGGCGCAGGAAGCTCAGCGGTTCTCCCCAACATAAACGACGTCAGCTTGTTGCCCATGCTGGTCAGGCATGGCATGGAGAGGAGCGTGCTGCTCCACAAAGATGTTCCTCTCCAGGTAAGCCGGAAACATTATCTCCCACTGTGGAACAATGATGACCCGGAAGGGGACATGTGGATCTCAGGAGCCTCCTCATCAGATGCTGTGCTGGATG tttcCAAAATGATGCTCATTAGCACTTTGGAGTCTTCATTCGGACACACCCTGAATTATCTCCCTCTTCTGGTGAAGATCATACACAAATCCAGACTCCGGTATTATGGAAAGTTTGGAGTCAAGAAAGATTGCCCCTACCTG GCGTACTTCGAAGTAGCTGACCAGAGCGGCACCATGTCGCTTGTGCTTTGGGACGAACTCTGTCCGGAGTTTTACGAGCGACTGAACGTTGGCACGGTGCTGTACCTCCAAAACTACAAACTGAAGCAAAGTTATGCGAAACGATCGCGACCACAGATGGATCACTACAGAATGAAACACTGTAACTCTGTAG AAATCAGCCTGAATCCTCGTGATCCATCTTCAATCTTCACTGTGGTCTCACCAAAGAGTGTCCAGCCTCAGTGGGGTCTGCCTGATGTCTCTTACCGGTTCACCAGCAG GTCAGAGTTGGACAAGCTAGCGGATAATTTTGCCTGTGACATCATTGGTTTGGTAACATTTGTTGGCCGTGTCGAAAGAGTCAGAAGTAAAG AAAGGTACTGGACATACCGCTGGGTTCATGCAGTGGACGGAACATCTGATCACCCGTTTATCCTGGagcttttttcttcatctcaaCCTGAAATCTTCAACAACATTTGTCCCA TGACGTACCTGGTCTGCACCCAGATGAGGGTCTGCAATGTGACGGGCTCTCAGCCCTACCTGACGAGCAGCTGTGAGACGGAGATGTTCATCACAG GATACCACAAAGGTCAACCATACGTGAGCGACCCCAGAGTGAAAAACTTCATCCAATGGACCAAAACTCTAAAGGACAACGCCGTTCTACAAAAGACGGCTGTTGGAGGCCATTATTCATACCCTCATTCTCCACCAATGTTCGTGCAGTCAGCAGCAG GTCAAGTTCCTCTCATTGCTGCAGCTGACCTGAAGAGGGAGCTAGAGACCTTGCAGTATAGAGAACATAAAAGACATGCCTTTCAGGGACAAATTACAGCAGTTCAATATTTAAGAAGCCCAAAGACATCAGGAGTGGAAGAAACAGAG caggtTTCAGAAAATGATGATGCTGATTCACACAGTTCTCCCTCACAGAGATTACCATCTCCATCATCTGCTGGGACTTCAGCTACTTCAAGGAAAAGGAAAATTCAAATGAG CAGGCTTGGAtgcaaaaagacaaatgaaaaagagcaggaggaggaagaggcgaACTCTGCATCAGAAGTTCAACTCCAGGAACACAGCTGTGGTCATAATCCGGGTCAAG CAGTGTCCAGTGCTCTGTCCTGGGAAGGCAGCAGCTGGCCAAAGCAACACCAGGAACTGACTGAGCATTTGTGTCAAGGCGGCCTGCACCAGGACAGCATCCGTCGCAGGTTCACATTCGATGAGAAGAATGTTCTCCTGCAGTGGAGCAACCTGCAGCCGTCACGGTGGACGTCCAAACAAAGCACAGAGCCTGTCCCACCTGCGCTTTGTTCCGGGTATTACCAGCTAACCATCCTGG GCATCAACAAGCAGATTGCCGTCGATGCTGCTTTTCTCCCGGTGGTTTCCTCCAATGACCCACAGGCCGTCAGCCTTCCTCAGGGTTTACACGACAACACCATGCTGTCTTGCCTCTCCTCGGGTTTCCTTTGCCCTCTCACGGGCACAGACGATAGCGAAGAAAGATCTCTACCTGAGCCAG AGGAGATCTTGGAGACCGCCACTGAGCTGGAGGATATGCATGTGGTGTGCATCTTGGACCTTTGTCATTTAGGTGAAGATAAATTGGAAGTCCTAATCAACAAGGTGTACAAAGTGACAGAGGTTTCACTTGATTAA
- the radx gene encoding RPA-related protein RADX isoform X3, producing MEDSQSSSSLVLPPPQASFLQRTLERLSSTQCLRFGCDQGEAVAVVALQRYLSERADGPDELLHNYSYDVTLTDGVWRVKCFLHASLSNLVHTNTLRTGMDIFISQCCFVFSERMLGHGYICIEKLRCGAGSSAVLPNINDVSLLPMLVRHGMERSVLLHKDVPLQVSRKHYLPLWNNDDPEGDMWISGASSSDAVLDVSKMMLISTLESSFGHTLNYLPLLVKIIHKSRLRYYGKFGVKKDCPYLAYFEVADQSGTMSLVLWDELCPEFYERLNVGTVLYLQNYKLKQSYAKRSRPQMDHYRMKHCNSVEISLNPRDPSSIFTVVSPKSVQPQWGLPDVSYRFTSRSELDKLADNFACDIIGLVTFVGRVERVRSKALERYWTYRWVHAVDGTSDHPFILELFSSSQPEIFNNICPMTYLVCTQMRVCNVTGSQPYLTSSCETEMFITGYHKGQPYVSDPRVKNFIQWTKTLKDNAVLQKTAVGGHYSYPHSPPMFVQSAAGQVPLIAAADLKRELETLQYREHKRHAFQGQITAVQYLRSPKTSGVEETEQVSENDDADSHSSPSQRLPSPSSAGTSATSRKRKIQMSRLGCKKTNEKEQEEEEANSASEVQLQEHSCGHNPGQVSSALSWEGSSWPKQHQELTEHLCQGGLHQDSIRRRFTFDEKNVLLQWSNLQPSRWTSKQSTEPVPPALCSGYYQLTILGINKQIAVDAAFLPVVSSNDPQAVSLPQGLHDNTMLSCLSSGFLCPLTGTDDSEERSLPEPEEILETATELEDMHVVCILDLCHLGEDKLEVLINKVYKVTEVSLD from the exons ATGGAGGACAGCCAGTCTTCTTCTTCGCTAGTTCTTCCTCCACCACAAGCGTCTTTTCTTCAGAGGACGTTGGAGCGATTATCGTCCACACAGTGCCTGAGATTCGGATGTGACCAGGGGGAAGCTGTCGCTGTCGTGGCATTGCAGAGATACCTGTCAGAGCGAGCGGATGGACCCGATGAACTGCTTCACAACTACAGTTACGACGTGACCCTGACAGACGGGGTCTGGCGGGTCAAATGCTTTCTTCACGCCAGCTTAAGCAACCTGGTGCACACCAACACACTGCGGACAGGGATGGACATCTTCATCTCCCAGTGCTGCTTTGTCTTTAGTGAAAGGATGTTGGGACACGGTTACATTTGCATCGAAAAGCTCCGGTGTGGCGCAGGAAGCTCAGCGGTTCTCCCCAACATAAACGACGTCAGCTTGTTGCCCATGCTGGTCAGGCATGGCATGGAGAGGAGCGTGCTGCTCCACAAAGATGTTCCTCTCCAGGTAAGCCGGAAACATTATCTCCCACTGTGGAACAATGATGACCCGGAAGGGGACATGTGGATCTCAGGAGCCTCCTCATCAGATGCTGTGCTGGATG tttcCAAAATGATGCTCATTAGCACTTTGGAGTCTTCATTCGGACACACCCTGAATTATCTCCCTCTTCTGGTGAAGATCATACACAAATCCAGACTCCGGTATTATGGAAAGTTTGGAGTCAAGAAAGATTGCCCCTACCTG GCGTACTTCGAAGTAGCTGACCAGAGCGGCACCATGTCGCTTGTGCTTTGGGACGAACTCTGTCCGGAGTTTTACGAGCGACTGAACGTTGGCACGGTGCTGTACCTCCAAAACTACAAACTGAAGCAAAGTTATGCGAAACGATCGCGACCACAGATGGATCACTACAGAATGAAACACTGTAACTCTGTAG AAATCAGCCTGAATCCTCGTGATCCATCTTCAATCTTCACTGTGGTCTCACCAAAGAGTGTCCAGCCTCAGTGGGGTCTGCCTGATGTCTCTTACCGGTTCACCAGCAG GTCAGAGTTGGACAAGCTAGCGGATAATTTTGCCTGTGACATCATTGGTTTGGTAACATTTGTTGGCCGTGTCGAAAGAGTCAGAAGTAAAG CTTTAGAAAGGTACTGGACATACCGCTGGGTTCATGCAGTGGACGGAACATCTGATCACCCGTTTATCCTGGagcttttttcttcatctcaaCCTGAAATCTTCAACAACATTTGTCCCA TGACGTACCTGGTCTGCACCCAGATGAGGGTCTGCAATGTGACGGGCTCTCAGCCCTACCTGACGAGCAGCTGTGAGACGGAGATGTTCATCACAG GATACCACAAAGGTCAACCATACGTGAGCGACCCCAGAGTGAAAAACTTCATCCAATGGACCAAAACTCTAAAGGACAACGCCGTTCTACAAAAGACGGCTGTTGGAGGCCATTATTCATACCCTCATTCTCCACCAATGTTCGTGCAGTCAGCAGCAG GTCAAGTTCCTCTCATTGCTGCAGCTGACCTGAAGAGGGAGCTAGAGACCTTGCAGTATAGAGAACATAAAAGACATGCCTTTCAGGGACAAATTACAGCAGTTCAATATTTAAGAAGCCCAAAGACATCAGGAGTGGAAGAAACAGAG caggtTTCAGAAAATGATGATGCTGATTCACACAGTTCTCCCTCACAGAGATTACCATCTCCATCATCTGCTGGGACTTCAGCTACTTCAAGGAAAAGGAAAATTCAAATGAG CAGGCTTGGAtgcaaaaagacaaatgaaaaagagcaggaggaggaagaggcgaACTCTGCATCAGAAGTTCAACTCCAGGAACACAGCTGTGGTCATAATCCGGGTCAAG TGTCCAGTGCTCTGTCCTGGGAAGGCAGCAGCTGGCCAAAGCAACACCAGGAACTGACTGAGCATTTGTGTCAAGGCGGCCTGCACCAGGACAGCATCCGTCGCAGGTTCACATTCGATGAGAAGAATGTTCTCCTGCAGTGGAGCAACCTGCAGCCGTCACGGTGGACGTCCAAACAAAGCACAGAGCCTGTCCCACCTGCGCTTTGTTCCGGGTATTACCAGCTAACCATCCTGG GCATCAACAAGCAGATTGCCGTCGATGCTGCTTTTCTCCCGGTGGTTTCCTCCAATGACCCACAGGCCGTCAGCCTTCCTCAGGGTTTACACGACAACACCATGCTGTCTTGCCTCTCCTCGGGTTTCCTTTGCCCTCTCACGGGCACAGACGATAGCGAAGAAAGATCTCTACCTGAGCCAG AGGAGATCTTGGAGACCGCCACTGAGCTGGAGGATATGCATGTGGTGTGCATCTTGGACCTTTGTCATTTAGGTGAAGATAAATTGGAAGTCCTAATCAACAAGGTGTACAAAGTGACAGAGGTTTCACTTGATTAA
- the radx gene encoding RPA-related protein RADX isoform X1 yields the protein MEDSQSSSSLVLPPPQASFLQRTLERLSSTQCLRFGCDQGEAVAVVALQRYLSERADGPDELLHNYSYDVTLTDGVWRVKCFLHASLSNLVHTNTLRTGMDIFISQCCFVFSERMLGHGYICIEKLRCGAGSSAVLPNINDVSLLPMLVRHGMERSVLLHKDVPLQVSRKHYLPLWNNDDPEGDMWISGASSSDAVLDVSKMMLISTLESSFGHTLNYLPLLVKIIHKSRLRYYGKFGVKKDCPYLAYFEVADQSGTMSLVLWDELCPEFYERLNVGTVLYLQNYKLKQSYAKRSRPQMDHYRMKHCNSVEISLNPRDPSSIFTVVSPKSVQPQWGLPDVSYRFTSRSELDKLADNFACDIIGLVTFVGRVERVRSKALERYWTYRWVHAVDGTSDHPFILELFSSSQPEIFNNICPMTYLVCTQMRVCNVTGSQPYLTSSCETEMFITGYHKGQPYVSDPRVKNFIQWTKTLKDNAVLQKTAVGGHYSYPHSPPMFVQSAAGQVPLIAAADLKRELETLQYREHKRHAFQGQITAVQYLRSPKTSGVEETEQVSENDDADSHSSPSQRLPSPSSAGTSATSRKRKIQMSRLGCKKTNEKEQEEEEANSASEVQLQEHSCGHNPGQAVSSALSWEGSSWPKQHQELTEHLCQGGLHQDSIRRRFTFDEKNVLLQWSNLQPSRWTSKQSTEPVPPALCSGYYQLTILGINKQIAVDAAFLPVVSSNDPQAVSLPQGLHDNTMLSCLSSGFLCPLTGTDDSEERSLPEPEEILETATELEDMHVVCILDLCHLGEDKLEVLINKVYKVTEVSLD from the exons ATGGAGGACAGCCAGTCTTCTTCTTCGCTAGTTCTTCCTCCACCACAAGCGTCTTTTCTTCAGAGGACGTTGGAGCGATTATCGTCCACACAGTGCCTGAGATTCGGATGTGACCAGGGGGAAGCTGTCGCTGTCGTGGCATTGCAGAGATACCTGTCAGAGCGAGCGGATGGACCCGATGAACTGCTTCACAACTACAGTTACGACGTGACCCTGACAGACGGGGTCTGGCGGGTCAAATGCTTTCTTCACGCCAGCTTAAGCAACCTGGTGCACACCAACACACTGCGGACAGGGATGGACATCTTCATCTCCCAGTGCTGCTTTGTCTTTAGTGAAAGGATGTTGGGACACGGTTACATTTGCATCGAAAAGCTCCGGTGTGGCGCAGGAAGCTCAGCGGTTCTCCCCAACATAAACGACGTCAGCTTGTTGCCCATGCTGGTCAGGCATGGCATGGAGAGGAGCGTGCTGCTCCACAAAGATGTTCCTCTCCAGGTAAGCCGGAAACATTATCTCCCACTGTGGAACAATGATGACCCGGAAGGGGACATGTGGATCTCAGGAGCCTCCTCATCAGATGCTGTGCTGGATG tttcCAAAATGATGCTCATTAGCACTTTGGAGTCTTCATTCGGACACACCCTGAATTATCTCCCTCTTCTGGTGAAGATCATACACAAATCCAGACTCCGGTATTATGGAAAGTTTGGAGTCAAGAAAGATTGCCCCTACCTG GCGTACTTCGAAGTAGCTGACCAGAGCGGCACCATGTCGCTTGTGCTTTGGGACGAACTCTGTCCGGAGTTTTACGAGCGACTGAACGTTGGCACGGTGCTGTACCTCCAAAACTACAAACTGAAGCAAAGTTATGCGAAACGATCGCGACCACAGATGGATCACTACAGAATGAAACACTGTAACTCTGTAG AAATCAGCCTGAATCCTCGTGATCCATCTTCAATCTTCACTGTGGTCTCACCAAAGAGTGTCCAGCCTCAGTGGGGTCTGCCTGATGTCTCTTACCGGTTCACCAGCAG GTCAGAGTTGGACAAGCTAGCGGATAATTTTGCCTGTGACATCATTGGTTTGGTAACATTTGTTGGCCGTGTCGAAAGAGTCAGAAGTAAAG CTTTAGAAAGGTACTGGACATACCGCTGGGTTCATGCAGTGGACGGAACATCTGATCACCCGTTTATCCTGGagcttttttcttcatctcaaCCTGAAATCTTCAACAACATTTGTCCCA TGACGTACCTGGTCTGCACCCAGATGAGGGTCTGCAATGTGACGGGCTCTCAGCCCTACCTGACGAGCAGCTGTGAGACGGAGATGTTCATCACAG GATACCACAAAGGTCAACCATACGTGAGCGACCCCAGAGTGAAAAACTTCATCCAATGGACCAAAACTCTAAAGGACAACGCCGTTCTACAAAAGACGGCTGTTGGAGGCCATTATTCATACCCTCATTCTCCACCAATGTTCGTGCAGTCAGCAGCAG GTCAAGTTCCTCTCATTGCTGCAGCTGACCTGAAGAGGGAGCTAGAGACCTTGCAGTATAGAGAACATAAAAGACATGCCTTTCAGGGACAAATTACAGCAGTTCAATATTTAAGAAGCCCAAAGACATCAGGAGTGGAAGAAACAGAG caggtTTCAGAAAATGATGATGCTGATTCACACAGTTCTCCCTCACAGAGATTACCATCTCCATCATCTGCTGGGACTTCAGCTACTTCAAGGAAAAGGAAAATTCAAATGAG CAGGCTTGGAtgcaaaaagacaaatgaaaaagagcaggaggaggaagaggcgaACTCTGCATCAGAAGTTCAACTCCAGGAACACAGCTGTGGTCATAATCCGGGTCAAG CAGTGTCCAGTGCTCTGTCCTGGGAAGGCAGCAGCTGGCCAAAGCAACACCAGGAACTGACTGAGCATTTGTGTCAAGGCGGCCTGCACCAGGACAGCATCCGTCGCAGGTTCACATTCGATGAGAAGAATGTTCTCCTGCAGTGGAGCAACCTGCAGCCGTCACGGTGGACGTCCAAACAAAGCACAGAGCCTGTCCCACCTGCGCTTTGTTCCGGGTATTACCAGCTAACCATCCTGG GCATCAACAAGCAGATTGCCGTCGATGCTGCTTTTCTCCCGGTGGTTTCCTCCAATGACCCACAGGCCGTCAGCCTTCCTCAGGGTTTACACGACAACACCATGCTGTCTTGCCTCTCCTCGGGTTTCCTTTGCCCTCTCACGGGCACAGACGATAGCGAAGAAAGATCTCTACCTGAGCCAG AGGAGATCTTGGAGACCGCCACTGAGCTGGAGGATATGCATGTGGTGTGCATCTTGGACCTTTGTCATTTAGGTGAAGATAAATTGGAAGTCCTAATCAACAAGGTGTACAAAGTGACAGAGGTTTCACTTGATTAA